From the Scomber japonicus isolate fScoJap1 chromosome 8, fScoJap1.pri, whole genome shotgun sequence genome, the window TCTGCATTGGCTGCTCTGTTAAGATGAACAACATTTTATTAGGATATGGGACATTGACTCTAAATAAAAACTTTCCATAGATcctagattttatttttatttaaaagtcacAAAAACATCATGTATTGGAGACAGATATGGCAGGCTCTCTTATGTCAAGAAAAATATAACTTTTAGTAGGCGTCATTGAGGAAAATCTATTTCCATCCcacttcctctctgttctgcCTCCTTCAGGTTCCTACCCCCGCCTGTCCCTCAGTTTCAAATTGAAGAGGAACATTGGTTACTTCATCCTGCAGACATACATGCCTTCCATCCTGATTACCATCCTCTCCTGGGTCTCCTTCTGGATCAACTATGACGCCTCCGCTGCCAGAGTGGCCTTGGGTAGGATCGCCTCGCTGCTGCTGAACAATGACCCTGGGAAATAACCCAAAGCTAAATGACAACAGACCATAACATTTCCATTAAGCAAACATCAAGCCTTTTACATAGGGAGCCTCTATAGCTATATGTTGTCTGTCACAAGCctgatcattattttcactcagTTTTCCCagcatttactttttttctcattagcTCTAAGCATGTGAGTGATAGCAGCTTGCGATAGGCTGCCTGGCTAAATGTCTGTTGATCAGAGATGACTATATGCATGACTCATGCAGAGAGAGAAGCACTGCAGCTCGACCTTGAAGCGTgctgtcttcctctctgcctgtctgtctatcaGAGCCTCCCATTGGCTGGAGAGAGCCCAGTTTATCAGAGTTGGATCACTGCTAAATTACAGCCTATTACAGTGAATGAAAAGTGGCCACATTTGGTTAAATGCACCTCTTGGGGTAATGTTTAATGTCAAAGCAACTGATACTAAACTGAGATGCCACAAAGCTCCCTTTAGTGTTAAACTTGGTTATGACAGGTCAAAGCAGCAGAGGGAATGGCTTTGAGCTTTATGTGTGTCGTTCTTGTCACACACCATTTGTTTTCTGAAGTGGGACACATGTTGGATTGAGCCCCAGACGGTGCATTCGGAGTAACGTGATTTAAAGATCTGCCTGCTCTCAGTGTCCTGCAAACATGCAGCGAGTGAGTGCAACCAATGAAAGATGTGGCTCCATGCTACAGTGACACTGCTGGCTGCTGGGTTATTTATAATACGTGTGAATCTGACCAAATGCAGATTGTGCATGCAGATGACTAATGTATCAAACACAATGcgtgtatgtaaaaaaaacaggtgaatCGTGCTGTGACTAATAGCAGATGTTTACAGTGGCAACGCTGTGCTTTTTATATAGCTTACAGTTCTGTTCCTTGTCCATTTGGATAAATAATTGGATATAAACCTTACTCATATGCAATGCACACAGTTTCAGTCTCTGGAGGTTTTgaattatctttttatctataGCTATGGGTTCACTTGTCAGGCCTGTCTGCTtgctataaataaatacaatacactGAACTTGATAAACGTGAAGCTTACATCCACAAGAAGATCCTTTAAAGGTGAGCACCTGAATTGGGTTATTTTGATGTCAGGCAAATTTCACTGAAACAAGCCTAAGATTATATATGTTGATATGTTGCCTATTTACTCAAATGAAAACTGCAAAACTGCTCACATAGCGCATAAGCCAAAAAAATTCTGGGTTTGCTTTGGTGTTGTGCTGCTTACTGAATATGTGATGTAATGTTTTCCTGGCCCCACCTGGTTGTATTAAGCTCtcttaatacatccatgggTTGTACTACTTAGCTTAATACTAACATTGGCATACTTTCATACTCATAATGACAAGGTGAACATGCTGGGTTAAATTGGTATGATATTGATCATTTTCACCACCATAGCTCAGCATTTTAGCATGCTAAGatgtgctaattagcactaaacacaaaaagTGTTTGaggctgttattattattcctagtattggaaaaataaaaaaaatgacctGTTGATGGCTCTAATCAACCCATCCAatatttgttgagatatttcactcaaaaccacaaatgtcaacctcacgGTGGCTGTAGAGGGACAGTTAGGGGATCAACcaagtcagtaggattcataCTATGGGTATCATGACAACTGATCATATAGTTGAGATATTTAAGTCTGGACCAAGATTATGGACCTAACAACCATCGTAACCATCTTGTGATCTCGCATAACCCTTTGTCAAGTTTATTTTGTAAGGTAAAAATGTCTTACAGTGTTTAAAGacttcactctttctctctataaACGTGTGACTCCACTGATCTCCAGGGATCACTACGGTGCTGACCATGACCACCATCAACACCCACTTGCGAGAGACGCTCCCTAAGATCCCCTACGTGAAGGCTATTGACATGTACCTGATGGGgtgctttgtgtttgtcttcctgGCCCTGCTGGAGTATGCCTTTGTCAACTACATCTTCTTCGGCCAGGGCCCTCAGCGACAGAAGAAGGCGGCTGAGAAAGCAGCCACGGCCAATAACGAGAAGCTGAGACCCGACCCCAACAAGGTACACGTGCAGGCGAAACATCTTCAGAAAGTATTTGTTCTGttagttaatgtgtgtgtttgtttctgtgggAGCAAATGACTTTTTCTCCTCTCAAGGTCAATGTGATGCTGTGATCAATGCTTGATGTCCTTTACCAGCACTCTTTACTCCTAGCTCTAGCTCTCCGTTTCTCACTGGTTTAGCCTTGTGTATCAACAACAGCTGAATGAATGATTACTCAGACTAGGAtctgaaacagtgaatgcagaagCAATGACTGGCTTACACTTTATTTCCatatttctgtgtctctcaaAGGGCAAGGCGCATTGGAGAAATCACTGGCTGTGGTGCCAAAGCCTTCCCTTTTAACTTTATTCAACTGCTAAAGTTAGCAGGAACAacagcaacataaaaaaaaatcaaacacccTTTCCTTCTGAGTGTGGCAAGCTACGATTTTCCCCGAAGTAACAGTGCTGATTTTGTATGCTTGCAGTGGCTGGTGGGAAATGTAGTTCAGAGAGATGATGCTCTGTATGCCAGAATGAAACAGAGGGAAATTGACGCATATGACTCGATGTGGGATCCCATCTTTGTGGACGATGCCGCATTAGGACTAGGCGAGCAAAGAAATAAGGTACTGGAGGTTTTGAAAGTCAAAACTAACAATGTCATCAATCTGAATCAATCCAGATCAGAGGAAAATGCTGTAGTTTTTGTGCATTTCTTTGATTTCTATAGATTTTTTAAGGCAACTTTGATCATCACTCCCAccattgtgttttttccctctcttgGTTTGCTCTTCATGCATTTTCCTGACAAACATGGCTTAGCAGTTTGATTTCTGCAGGCATTaactatctaattatctaaaaTTGATGGGAAATGacaaatatggcaaaagagaagaaaacatcagTGGCTTCTCTTAAGATAATATGGTTTCGATACAAATACTGGACAACCTCAAAGACAATTGATAAATCTCTTAAGAGTAAgtgaagcatttttttaaaaaatggatcGTCATAAAAGGGAAAGAGATCATTTGCAGTTTGAATAGTGCCAATTAAGTGGCTCCGCTTCAAAGTGAGTTATACAAAATCAACAAAAGCTCCATTTGCAACAGGACAGGATTGGATTATAGGGACATTTTTCCTCAGAAGTCAGGCTATGGATGAAGAAATGTTGATCCGAATTCACTTCCCACAACGTCTTTCCTGACCTGCCCCTGAACCTTTTAGCCTATCCTCCATCTTTGCAAAGTCCTTACTATTTCTCTCAACCTTcttctgtcacatttttttcctttgctttctctttatttattcagtttgtcTTGTGAATCGACAGAATTTTAACCACACTCTGGTTGAAATTCTGAGATGACAATGAAGATTTCTCCATGAGAATTAGTTTGTAGAGTGCGTTGTGCTCTTCCAGGAATGTTATTTCATAGTCTTGTGGTTATATTATCACTCAGatattgattgacagatgatCAATAATTTAAGTAGTGCTTTTAAAGTGCTTAAAGTTTCACTGTAAGTAACACAATTTTGACTCATTGCATTACCCATTCTAGCACCTCATCAGTATTTTCCACACAGTGAATTACTTACTGATCATTGTAGCTGCACTTGTTTTGAGTAATCATTTTACTAAACATACTTTAAGCTAAAAACTTCCCTTTGGCAGTCACTTCTCATGGCTCCACCTGTGTTTACACCCTCACACAGATGACTCCTGATGACAACATCCTGTTCAGCACCTTGGAGATGAAGAATGAGATGGGTGGTGCCGGGGATCTGTCCCGGGGCCTGGGAGCACCCGGAGACCCCCGCAACACCATGCTGGCCTATGATAGCTCGACATTGCAGTACCGCAGGGCAGCCATGGCCCGCCAGAACTATGGCCACAGCGCCTTGGAGCGCCACGCCCAGAAGAAGTCACGCCTACGGAGACGGGCCTCCCAGCTCAAGGTGAACATCCCAGACCTGTCCGACGTGAACTCTATCGACAAGTGGTCCAGGATGATCTTCCCCACCGTCTTCTCCTTCTTCAACGTGGTCTACTGGCTATACTACGTCCATTAAACCTGGCGGCGTCCGGTGGCCATCTTGTTGCAGGCATgcaaagaagggagggggggcgggggggagggaggggttgTTAGGGAGATGAGAGAGTtcaagaaagagagatgagaggtggtgtgagagagagagagagagagagagagagagaaagatgaacaGTGCACCAACTTTTTTAGCTGGttcattttagaaaatatgaGGAGAATGCAAAGACTTTTGGATGGACTGCAGCAGCACCCAACACTTCAGTCAGCAGTGACTCTTTTAGGATTTGGGTAACACCTTAAAACGACTGACAAACACTCTAAAAAGAAGAGCgagttttaaaaagacagaaatggtGCCTGTTCCAGAATTTCAATATATCACTAATATTTGTCATTCGTAGCTTACTCTCTGTGGATCAAATATTTATGCTTGTGTTTGCATATACTTTaaggatttgttttgtttagtatCTATTTACTTCGTAGCCGAGCTGTCTGCATCCAGGAAAGCtttataaatgattttaaaggaGTCATCCTTGATAGTCTATTTTCCTATAATTACTGTATATCAAAAACATCCTTTAAAAGCATGCTtatgtttgatttcatttgCATCTCAATCATGATGACGATGGAGCGCAAAGCATTTTAGTTCTACTAGTTGAGGTTATTCTGTTTAGCGAGCGCAAGTTACCATTTTGCAGCTTTTGCTTAGCATGGCACACCTAGGTGGCTGGTGTGAGCTTCGCTGGATGACAACAGGTGGACAGCAGGGGTCGCTCTTTTCTCTGGACATCCCTGTGGGGCTTTAATGGTGCCAATGCTGGACAGAGAAGGCTTCCTCGTCTGTTGAAGGTCCCATATTATCCGGTGAAAGAGCGGGACTGTTGGACACTGATGCTTTGGCCAAGTTTATGTTTTGCTTTTGCTGTGCTGACAGAAGTCCATTTCACCatgtgttatgttttttttaaagagaacaTTTGACTCCTCTGTACTTTCTGCCATTGTGTGAGGAGCTTCAGAGGCGGAGAATGGCTTTAACGTGACTTAAGCTGGTGTAAGAACTTTGCTGATAGATGAGCTGAGTTTAAGCCCTTTCATCGCAACCAGAGTTGCTGCATAAATATGGCAATCCACAATCATCATTATCAGTAGAAATGAATGATAGAAGTATGATGCGTTCCATTGTGATTAGGTTTCTGTTTTGAAAACTGTAGATAAacataaatcatgtttaaagaaaaagagatgattcatttttataaatCAATACTCACattatgtgtaaatattatggatttattctatttaaatgggtctctgttgttgtttttgcagttgAATTACAGATCAAATGTTCCATTcagtcaaaaaagaaaaagagcaatttaactgaggaaaaagaaaaacacaattcaCAACTTTGCTGACTCTGTACTTTTGggacttttctctcttttctttctttttaatggacTCTTAAAGCATCTACTTGCTGAAACTAAAGCACTTCCAGACACCAGTGACTTTTGGGTCAATGTTTTGTTCTCCAGAAATGACTTAACAAGGACCCCACTATCCAGGCATTGAAGTCAGGCATATTTTGTACAAAGTTTCTGTAAATTCCAATTGTAATATTTCATAATGACTGTAAATATCTTGTGTAATGATTGTCAGCAATTATGAAGATGTATctaaattcaattaaaactCAATTCAGTCTATCACTTCAATAACAGAGTATGCGGGTGGCAGTTTTATGTGTTCGGTGAATGTGAGGCTGCTCATGATTGTGCTGACTGTCGGCCTCATGGCTGATTGAGTGtctgaatgagtgagtgaacaaCTCAACCCGACACAGGGAGCGAGTAGATGAGCGAGAGAAGTAAATGTAGGGGTGAATAGAGAGATGTGAGGGCTGCAGCTGGGGACTACTGGCTGCATAATGGATGGAGAGGCAAAGGAGTCGGAGCGAGGGCCACGGTGGTCTGGGCTGAGATAGGCTCGGCTGGGGTCTGAGTTGGGCTGAGCGCCAGTCCCAGCCTCAGGGGACATTAACGCAGAGAGCCATAGATATGGAGGCACTCTGTGGACTCAACTGTGGCCCGCTGGCTCCAGAGGCCAAGGGCGCCTGCTacaagaaaaaagacaggaaaagaaaggaaagaaagggcaAGATAAGcgctatccatccatccatccatccatgcttCGACCTCTCCCTGCATCCTCCCCTCACTCAGCAAACCGACTGCACTCTGCGCAGTACTTGCTTCCTGACCTGACCACTGTTACAGCCCTTAAATGGATGCTATTGAATATTTAATATTGcaaaacactgaatatttaatattttaaaagggaTTTTGTTCTAACACTGACTAATGTGCAGCTAATGTTTGATATTGAACTTAAAGGAACAGAAGAACACAATGAGATACCAACAAATGTTTTAACCAATGACAATCTGAAGAACATGTTTTAGAAATAAAGAATGACAGTTTTGAGTTTGATGTCTCAGTCCAgtttcagacacacaaaaacctttaaataaagtgGACTttgcttatttattcattttcattttccatgAAAATGGAGGGCAGATTAACATGTAGCACATAGAATCTGTTCATGTTTGAGTGTTTTATAGCAGGATGTTGGTTTGGAGATAAAAGAAGAGACTCAACCACGCTGTGATTAGAAATGCAcatagcctgtgtgtgtgtgtgtgtgtgtgtgtgtgtgtgtgtgtgtgcgtgtgtgtgtgtgtgtgcgttagtGCGTAATGCTTCTGGGAGTAAAGAACTCAGAGCAAAACTACCTAAAAAGGCAAAGCGGTGTAAAAACTGATGTAACTCGACGTGTAACCTTGTTCCAGGTTCCTCCATGCATCGGTAAAAATCAGCTCTACAATACTGTTCCACCTCAGAATAACAGATGTATTATCTCACTACAGTAGACAGATGGTTTGTGCTAAATTGgccccctcactctctctctctctctctctctctctctctcactctctctctctctctctctctctctctctctctctctcttctctctctctccctctcttttcctcttttcaaaaAGGGCATTAGTGTTGACATGTAAGAGAAGAGGGGGGAGGCAGATGCTTTCTACTTTGTAGTGTTTCCATGTCACTGGAGTAATTAGGGATGCACAGCCCTCTGCTCTGTAGaaccatgtgtgtatgtgtgtgtgtgtgtgtgtgtgtgtgtgtgtgtgtattgtgttatttgaatgtattttctttctgtgtgtacaAGCTAAGTGTGGACTCACAGCTGCGCCACTGTGCAGTCGGCATGCCAGCCAAGTCAAACCTAGCCAGAACTGACTGGGACGGGTTAGAGGGTGAGTCTGGGACACACGCGTCATGGCACTTCCCTACTACACATATGTGATGGAAAAACATGCTGCGCTGCCCAGGAGAGAGACAAACCCACCTGCGTCAACTGTGCAAggacagaaaacaggaaatcaTTTACATTTGAGTGATAATAAATCACCTGCAAGGTCGAGCATGACAtcctggggaaaaaaatccccccaaaaaatccattttatctttatttaaggCAATTTTCTAATAATACCTCCAAATGTTGTACATTAAGTCATAACCAGGGGCAAGTAGATTCAACACCaggactgtaaatgtgtcttaAATTTAAATCTGATTACAATAAATGACTGACATTTATCTGCAAATCTGACCTGTTTAAACATATGTCAACATGAGGAAGTGAAAGGAATCCTACTTGCATGCCATCTGTGCAAGAAGCTTGTTGCAGTCCATcattacataaataaacacttttaaacacatttgtttacCCCATCCTGTTTGATTAACATGAGTCAACTTTTATCACTCAACTTGTAAAATGAAAAGCTAATTCCCAGCCACAGTTCAGTctactgacctctgacctctttgAATTTTCTTACAGGTGTCAATAAGGTGTCATAGTTATTATCTCATGATACAATGATGATATTATCTCAGTATCTTTAAAAGATTTGTATTCTGCATTTGAAGCTGGATGGAGTGTATAATTTCCTTCTGCTCTGTTCATTCACACTGTGCAGACTCCTCATATATGTTTGCCCCGAGCAGTAGTTGCGCTCTGCTCAGTGTTGTGTTGTCAGTTCAAATCTCCTTATGACCCACTGCACCAGTTTTCTACTCTGTATTAGATTGTCAGTTCGGTGAATTTGTCTACTGTATTGGTGTTAtgttaaatttgattttttaaatgtttaattgacAAGAATAACATCAATGTGTAAACTATTAATGACATGTTGACTCACTGACTCATTACACTGCAGTGTGAAGGACTGTCAGACAGTTGAACACATGCTAATGGCACAGTGATTCTGCTGAAATGAGATTATTGACAGCAAAATTAAAATCAGCTGAGTCAATGAAGCACTTACAGCTACATTTCTTGCTGTAATTAGCTGCATCTCTGTGAGACTAAACTTGCTGACTTCCTTTACAGGAATGCAAACACACCTGTCAATGCAAGGGGCGGACCCAGAGGAGTGTAAGGTGTGCTGTCACTTGCTTAAATCTGGCTtttcagatcacacacacacacacacacacacacacacacatatacatacatacagactgGAAGAGGGAATGGGTCTGAGGAGAATTTCTTTAACTCACAGGAGCAGTGAGTTTTGAGT encodes:
- the gabrb2a gene encoding gamma-aminobutyric acid receptor subunit beta-2a isoform X3, with the protein product MGRIRKNHFGILTFSLLVTFVWAQSVKDMKDPSNMPLVKETVDRLMKGYDIRLRPDFGGAPVAVGMNIDIASIDMVSEVNMDYTLTMYFQQAWRDKRLSYSEIAYNLTLDNRVADQLWVPDTYFLNDKKSFVHGVTVKNRMIRLHPDGTVLYGLRITTTAACMMDLRRYPLDEQNCTLEIESYGYTTDDIEFYWRGGDGAVSGVDRIELPQFSIVDYKLISKNVVFSTGSYPRLSLSFKLKRNIGYFILQTYMPSILITILSWVSFWINYDASAARVALGITTVLTMTTINTHLRETLPKIPYVKAIDMYLMGCFVFVFLALLEYAFVNYIFFGQGPQRQKKAAEKAATANNEKLRPDPNKVHVQAKHLQKVFVLLMTPDDNILFSTLEMKNEMGGAGDLSRGLGAPGDPRNTMLAYDSSTLQYRRAAMARQNYGHSALERHAQKKSRLRRRASQLKVNIPDLSDVNSIDKWSRMIFPTVFSFFNVVYWLYYVH
- the gabrb2a gene encoding gamma-aminobutyric acid receptor subunit beta-2a isoform X2, yielding MGRIRKNHFGILTFSLLVTFVWAQSVKDMKDPSNMPLVKETVDRLMKGYDIRLRPDFGGAPVAVGMNIDIASIDMVSEVNMDYTLTMYFQQAWRDKRLSYSEIAYNLTLDNRVADQLWVPDTYFLNDKKSFVHGVTVKNRMIRLHPDGTVLYGLRITTTAACMMDLRRYPLDEQNCTLEIESYGYTTDDIEFYWRGGDGAVSGVDRIELPQFSIVDYKLISKNVVFSTGSYPRLSLSFKLKRNIGYFILQTYMPSILITILSWVSFWINYDASAARVALGITTVLTMTTINTHLRETLPKIPYVKAIDMYLMGCFVFVFLALLEYAFVNYIFFGQGPQRQKKAAEKAATANNEKLRPDPNKWLVGNVVQRDDALYARMKQREIDAYDSMWDPIFVDDAALGLGEQRNKMTPDDNILFSTLEMKNEMGGAGDLSRGLGAPGDPRNTMLAYDSSTLQYRRAAMARQNYGHSALERHAQKKSRLRRRASQLKVNIPDLSDVNSIDKWSRMIFPTVFSFFNVVYWLYYVH
- the gabrb2a gene encoding gamma-aminobutyric acid receptor subunit beta-2a isoform X4, whose product is MGRIRKNHFGILTFSLLVTFVWAQSVKDMKDPSNMPLVKETVDRLMKGYDIRLRPDFGGAPVAVGMNIDIASIDMVSEVNMDYTLTMYFQQAWRDKRLSYSEIAYNLTLDNRVADQLWVPDTYFLNDKKSFVHGVTVKNRMIRLHPDGTVLYGLRITTTAACMMDLRRYPLDEQNCTLEIESYGYTTDDIEFYWRGGDGAVSGVDRIELPQFSIVDYKLISKNVVFSTGSYPRLSLSFKLKRNIGYFILQTYMPSILITILSWVSFWINYDASAARVALGITTVLTMTTINTHLRETLPKIPYVKAIDMYLMGCFVFVFLALLEYAFVNYIFFGQGPQRQKKAAEKAATANNEKLRPDPNKMTPDDNILFSTLEMKNEMGGAGDLSRGLGAPGDPRNTMLAYDSSTLQYRRAAMARQNYGHSALERHAQKKSRLRRRASQLKVNIPDLSDVNSIDKWSRMIFPTVFSFFNVVYWLYYVH
- the gabrb2a gene encoding gamma-aminobutyric acid receptor subunit beta-2a isoform X1, which gives rise to MGRIRKNHFGILTFSLLVTFVWAQSVKDMKDPSNMPLVKETVDRLMKGYDIRLRPDFGGAPVAVGMNIDIASIDMVSEVNMDYTLTMYFQQAWRDKRLSYSEIAYNLTLDNRVADQLWVPDTYFLNDKKSFVHGVTVKNRMIRLHPDGTVLYGLRITTTAACMMDLRRYPLDEQNCTLEIESYGYTTDDIEFYWRGGDGAVSGVDRIELPQFSIVDYKLISKNVVFSTGSYPRLSLSFKLKRNIGYFILQTYMPSILITILSWVSFWINYDASAARVALGITTVLTMTTINTHLRETLPKIPYVKAIDMYLMGCFVFVFLALLEYAFVNYIFFGQGPQRQKKAAEKAATANNEKLRPDPNKWLVGNVVQRDDALYARMKQREIDAYDSMWDPIFVDDAALGLGEQRNKVLEMTPDDNILFSTLEMKNEMGGAGDLSRGLGAPGDPRNTMLAYDSSTLQYRRAAMARQNYGHSALERHAQKKSRLRRRASQLKVNIPDLSDVNSIDKWSRMIFPTVFSFFNVVYWLYYVH